A DNA window from Halorubrum sp. DM2 contains the following coding sequences:
- a CDS encoding nucleoside phosphorylase — MAKQPHLLVEEGDVHDIAIIPGDPGRVDRIADLCDDSEVVAQNREYKVVNASYEGVDLTICSTGIGCPSAAIAVEELSRVGVETFVRCGTCGALQPDMEVGDMVVATGAAKEEGTSKRYESANYPAVPDYDVLTGLVGAAEDNDEEIHVGPIVSDDAFYNESDEYVDDWNDANLLAIEMEAATVFSLARRKGLAAGAICTVDGNLVAGSQKGADSDDELPEKAKDNVERAIRITLNAVTSL; from the coding sequence ATGGCGAAACAGCCGCACCTGCTGGTCGAGGAGGGCGACGTACACGACATCGCGATCATTCCCGGGGACCCCGGGCGCGTCGACCGGATCGCGGACCTCTGTGACGACAGCGAGGTCGTCGCGCAGAACCGCGAGTACAAGGTCGTCAACGCGAGCTACGAGGGCGTCGACCTCACGATCTGTTCGACGGGGATCGGCTGTCCCTCCGCCGCGATCGCCGTCGAGGAGCTCTCGCGGGTCGGCGTCGAGACGTTCGTCCGCTGTGGCACTTGCGGGGCGCTCCAGCCGGACATGGAGGTCGGCGACATGGTCGTCGCGACGGGCGCGGCCAAGGAGGAGGGGACGAGCAAGCGCTACGAGTCCGCGAACTACCCCGCGGTCCCGGACTACGACGTGCTCACCGGACTCGTCGGGGCGGCGGAGGACAACGACGAGGAGATCCACGTCGGACCGATCGTCTCCGACGACGCGTTCTACAACGAGAGCGACGAGTACGTCGACGACTGGAACGACGCGAACCTGCTCGCGATCGAGATGGAGGCCGCGACCGTCTTCTCGCTCGCGCGCCGCAAGGGCTTGGCCGCGGGTGCCATCTGTACCGTCGACGGGAACCTCGTCGCCGGCTCGCAGAAGGGCGCGGACTCCGACGACGAACTGCCGGAGAAGGCGAAAGACAACGTCGAGCGCGCGATTCGGATCACGCTGAACGCGGTCACGTCGCTGTAG
- a CDS encoding glutamate--tRNA ligase, giving the protein MDDELRERVAAAGEAAALFNALKHGNDPEVGAIMGPIMGENPEFRPHGDEIPGVLAPVVNEVAELDDAERRERLGELAPDRLAELEAEAEADDRVLPDLPNAEDGEVVMRAAPNPNGPWHVGHARMPAVIGTYKERYDGEFICRFDDTDPETKRPDLDAYDAILEDIEYLGFEPDRVIRASDRLETYYDHARELIDAGGAYTCSCSGDEFSELKNAGEACPHREKDGETVREEFEAMVDGEYGSGELVLRVKTDIEHKNPALRDWVAFRMIDTPHPREEAAEYRCWPMLDFQSGVDDHLTGVTHIIRGIDLQDSAKRQRFVYDYFGWEYPEVLHWGHVQVDEYDVKLSTSTIKELIETGELTGWDDPRAPTIQSMRRRGIRGQALVDSMTELGMSTSDVDLAMSSVYANNRDLVDDEANRYFFVRDRDDAPAVELPVVDGDEPAPEAGHPPLHPDHADRGDREVPAGRVVVESPDLPDEGERVWLKGYGCVRHAGDELVFLDADIDVVRDGDVDVIHWAPADEGLETLLRTVEGDVRGIAEPALADVDPDTVIQFVRVGFARIDAFDPDATDEAGGPDGSEDLVAYYAHP; this is encoded by the coding sequence ATGGACGACGAACTCCGCGAGCGCGTCGCGGCGGCCGGCGAGGCCGCGGCGCTTTTCAACGCGCTCAAGCACGGCAACGATCCGGAGGTGGGCGCGATCATGGGCCCGATCATGGGCGAGAACCCCGAGTTCCGCCCGCACGGCGACGAGATTCCGGGCGTCCTCGCACCGGTCGTGAACGAGGTCGCCGAGTTGGACGACGCCGAGCGCCGCGAGCGGCTCGGCGAACTCGCGCCCGACAGGCTCGCGGAGCTCGAGGCGGAGGCGGAGGCCGACGACCGCGTCCTCCCCGACCTGCCGAACGCCGAGGACGGGGAAGTCGTGATGCGCGCCGCGCCGAACCCGAACGGCCCGTGGCACGTCGGTCACGCCCGAATGCCCGCCGTCATCGGGACGTACAAGGAGCGCTACGACGGGGAGTTCATCTGCCGGTTCGACGACACGGACCCGGAGACGAAGCGACCCGACCTTGACGCCTACGACGCCATCCTCGAAGACATCGAGTACCTCGGCTTCGAGCCGGACCGCGTGATTCGGGCGTCCGACCGGCTGGAGACGTACTACGACCACGCCCGCGAGCTGATCGACGCCGGCGGCGCGTACACCTGCTCGTGTTCCGGCGACGAGTTCTCGGAGCTGAAGAACGCGGGCGAGGCGTGTCCCCACCGCGAGAAGGACGGCGAGACGGTCCGCGAGGAGTTCGAGGCGATGGTCGACGGAGAGTACGGCTCCGGCGAATTGGTCCTCCGCGTCAAGACCGACATCGAACACAAGAACCCCGCCCTGCGCGACTGGGTCGCGTTCCGCATGATCGACACGCCGCACCCGCGCGAGGAGGCCGCAGAGTACCGCTGCTGGCCCATGCTCGACTTCCAGTCCGGCGTCGACGACCACCTCACGGGCGTCACGCACATCATCCGCGGCATCGACCTCCAGGACTCCGCGAAGCGCCAGCGGTTCGTCTACGACTACTTCGGCTGGGAGTATCCCGAGGTGCTCCACTGGGGCCACGTTCAGGTCGACGAGTACGACGTGAAGCTGTCGACCTCGACGATCAAGGAGCTGATCGAGACCGGCGAGCTGACGGGCTGGGACGATCCCCGCGCGCCGACGATCCAGTCCATGCGCCGCCGCGGCATCCGCGGGCAGGCGCTCGTCGACTCGATGACGGAACTCGGCATGTCCACCTCCGACGTCGATCTGGCGATGTCCTCCGTGTACGCGAACAACCGAGACCTCGTCGACGACGAGGCGAACCGGTACTTCTTCGTCCGCGACCGCGACGACGCGCCCGCCGTGGAACTGCCGGTCGTCGACGGCGACGAACCCGCGCCCGAGGCGGGCCACCCGCCGCTCCACCCCGACCACGCCGACCGCGGCGACCGCGAGGTCCCCGCCGGTCGCGTCGTCGTCGAATCCCCCGACCTCCCGGACGAGGGCGAGCGCGTCTGGCTGAAGGGGTACGGCTGCGTCCGTCACGCGGGCGACGAACTCGTCTTCCTCGACGCCGACATCGACGTGGTCCGCGACGGCGACGTGGACGTGATCCACTGGGCCCCCGCCGACGAGGGGCTGGAGACGCTCCTCCGGACCGTCGAGGGCGACGTGCGAGGGATCGCCGAACCGGCGCTCGCCGACGTCGACCCCGACACGGTGATCCAGTTCGTCCGCGTCGGCTTCGCGCGGATCGACGCGTTCGACCCCGACGCGACCGACGAGGCGGGTGGTCCGGACGGCTCCGAGGATCTGGTGGCGTACTACGCGCACCCCTGA
- the tmcA gene encoding tRNA(Met) cytidine acetyltransferase TmcA, which yields MIAGVTRELRAEAERANERRVLALAGDRDRAIDVAYDAVEAVEIDDEDVSIVSTREGFRFEEHRPRSADELLGRTREAVILDCHERFVPNALGRAVGAVDGGGLLILLTPALDDWPGIRDRFDDSLGVPPYGVDDVTGRFRERLVSTLRTHPGVAIVALGDDADGDVLERDGLTGAGAAAEAEADRGSVDRPSAPPDAVFPAAAYAACLTGDQSRALRAFEALASPGSAVVVESDRGRGKSSAAGLAAGALALGGGDVLVTAPGFRNAAEVFARARGLIGGETEGHGGEVGDGDDRDLRTPAGGRVRFLPPAAAAAEAAAADAVIVDEAAALPVRLLEGFLDAPAVAFCTTVHGYEGAGRGFAVRFRERLLDSRFAVRDVRLDEPIRYARDDPVEAWASRALLLDARPAVDEAVADASVGDATYRALDPEDLLADETLLGEAFGLLVAAHYRTEPNDLARLLDAPNLVARALVAGDRVVAVALLAREGGLDAETRRGMYEGERVRGNMVPDVLTSQLRDESAAGPYGLRTVRIATHHALRDAGFGSRLLDEVHAEFGGDRAGDDGDPVDYFSVGYGATPRLLRFWRRAGYRIVHLSTTRNDASGEHSAVMLRPETAAGRDLLDRHAVAFRDRERDGLSDAHRDVDPDVIRGALRACSAPVAVDLTETEWRSVVGASVGPGMYDSAPGAFRDLALAALIEGDGDAPIDDREERLLVRKVLQGRSWEGVADDLGFASLSACRRALGDAAVPLVERYGTEFARRERERFIND from the coding sequence ATGATCGCGGGGGTCACGCGGGAGCTACGGGCCGAGGCCGAGCGGGCGAACGAGCGGCGGGTCCTCGCGCTCGCCGGCGACCGGGACCGCGCGATCGACGTCGCCTACGACGCGGTCGAGGCGGTCGAGATCGACGACGAGGACGTCTCTATCGTCTCGACGCGAGAGGGGTTCCGATTCGAGGAACACCGACCGCGGAGCGCCGACGAGCTGTTGGGGCGCACCCGCGAGGCGGTAATCCTCGACTGCCACGAGCGGTTCGTCCCGAACGCGCTCGGTCGAGCGGTCGGCGCTGTCGACGGCGGCGGACTCCTGATCCTCCTGACGCCCGCGCTCGACGACTGGCCGGGGATCCGCGACCGGTTCGACGACTCGCTCGGGGTGCCTCCGTACGGCGTCGACGACGTGACGGGGCGGTTCCGCGAGCGCCTCGTTTCGACGCTCCGAACTCACCCCGGCGTCGCGATCGTCGCGCTCGGCGACGACGCAGACGGAGACGTTCTCGAACGCGACGGACTCACCGGGGCGGGAGCGGCGGCGGAAGCAGAAGCGGATCGCGGGTCCGTCGACCGGCCGAGCGCGCCGCCGGACGCAGTGTTCCCCGCGGCCGCGTACGCCGCCTGTCTCACGGGCGATCAGTCGCGGGCGCTGCGGGCGTTCGAGGCGCTCGCGAGTCCCGGCTCCGCGGTCGTCGTCGAGTCCGACCGGGGGCGCGGGAAGTCGAGCGCGGCCGGGCTGGCGGCGGGCGCACTCGCACTCGGGGGCGGCGACGTGCTCGTCACCGCGCCCGGGTTCCGGAACGCCGCGGAGGTGTTCGCGCGAGCGCGGGGGCTGATCGGCGGGGAAACCGAGGGGCACGGCGGCGAGGTCGGCGACGGCGACGACCGCGACCTCCGGACTCCGGCGGGCGGTCGCGTCCGGTTTCTGCCGCCCGCGGCGGCCGCGGCGGAGGCCGCCGCGGCGGACGCCGTGATCGTCGACGAGGCGGCGGCGCTCCCGGTGCGGCTGCTGGAGGGGTTCCTCGACGCGCCCGCGGTGGCGTTCTGTACGACCGTCCACGGCTACGAGGGGGCGGGCCGCGGGTTCGCGGTCCGGTTCCGCGAGCGGCTGCTCGACTCGCGGTTCGCGGTGCGGGACGTGCGGCTCGACGAGCCGATCCGGTACGCGCGAGACGATCCGGTGGAGGCCTGGGCGTCGCGCGCGCTCCTGCTCGACGCCCGGCCCGCGGTGGACGAGGCGGTCGCGGACGCGTCGGTCGGCGACGCGACGTACCGGGCGCTCGATCCTGAAGACCTGCTCGCGGACGAGACGCTGCTCGGCGAGGCGTTCGGGCTGCTCGTCGCCGCGCACTACCGGACCGAGCCGAACGACCTCGCGCGGTTGCTCGACGCGCCGAACCTCGTCGCGCGGGCGCTGGTCGCGGGCGACCGGGTCGTCGCGGTCGCGCTGCTCGCGCGGGAGGGCGGACTGGACGCCGAGACGCGGCGGGGGATGTACGAGGGCGAGCGCGTCCGCGGGAACATGGTGCCGGACGTGCTCACGAGCCAGCTGCGCGACGAGAGCGCCGCCGGGCCGTACGGCCTGCGGACGGTCCGGATCGCGACCCACCACGCGCTCCGGGACGCGGGGTTCGGCTCGCGGCTGCTCGACGAGGTCCACGCGGAGTTCGGCGGCGACCGCGCGGGAGACGACGGCGACCCCGTCGACTACTTCTCGGTCGGCTACGGCGCGACGCCGCGGCTCCTCCGCTTCTGGCGGCGGGCCGGCTACCGGATCGTCCACCTCTCGACGACCCGGAACGACGCCTCGGGGGAACACTCCGCGGTCATGCTCCGGCCGGAGACGGCGGCGGGTCGCGACCTGCTCGACCGCCACGCCGTCGCGTTCCGGGACCGCGAGCGGGACGGGCTCTCGGACGCGCACCGCGACGTCGACCCGGACGTGATTCGCGGGGCGCTCCGGGCGTGTTCCGCCCCCGTCGCGGTCGATCTCACCGAGACCGAGTGGCGCTCCGTCGTCGGCGCGTCAGTCGGGCCGGGGATGTACGACAGCGCGCCCGGCGCGTTCCGCGACCTCGCGCTCGCGGCGCTGATAGAAGGGGACGGCGACGCCCCCATCGACGACCGCGAAGAGCGCCTGCTCGTTCGGAAGGTGCTTCAGGGCCGGTCGTGGGAGGGGGTCGCCGACGACCTCGGCTTCGCCTCGCTGAGCGCGTGTCGGCGCGCGCTCGGCGACGCCGCCGTCCCGCTCGTCGAGCGGTACGGCACCGAGTTCGCGCGCAGGGAGCGTGAACGATTTATAAACGACTGA
- a CDS encoding DUF3179 domain-containing (seleno)protein translates to MNVASVLPKDAIPSVDDPTFGDGYFGDPDDDVLVVEPADDATPARAYPIRILNYHEVVNDVIPTVGGDGDPIAVTWCPICGSGVVYDATVDGRRLAFGVSGKLADDDLVLYDRETDSEWKQSTGECIAGALAGEQLRVRPGPMTTYAAFREAHPGGLVLQPESEGSAAVSGYDPSGYEAYEEREAFGLRGMRGEGLEREWDRDDLDPKAVVLGVTPTGGGALGFPLPTVETAGGVVEATVGETDVVVLATGDGLHAFERPDFELRIEDGVVHGDGTVWTPATGKSDDGRRLRRVPTRRLYAFAWQDDHGPDAFHVSVGRR, encoded by the coding sequence ATGAACGTCGCGTCTGTCCTCCCGAAGGACGCGATCCCGAGCGTCGACGACCCGACGTTCGGAGACGGCTACTTCGGCGATCCGGACGACGATGTCCTGGTCGTCGAGCCGGCCGACGACGCGACGCCGGCGCGCGCCTACCCGATTCGGATACTGAACTATCACGAGGTCGTCAACGATGTGATTCCTACCGTAGGGGGAGACGGCGATCCGATCGCCGTCACGTGGTGTCCGATCTGCGGCAGCGGCGTCGTCTACGACGCGACCGTCGACGGACGCCGGCTCGCGTTCGGCGTCTCGGGGAAGCTGGCCGACGACGACCTCGTCCTGTACGACCGCGAGACCGACTCCGAGTGGAAGCAGTCCACCGGCGAGTGCATTGCGGGCGCGCTCGCCGGCGAGCAGCTCCGGGTTCGGCCCGGTCCGATGACGACGTACGCGGCCTTCCGCGAGGCCCACCCCGGCGGGCTCGTCCTCCAGCCCGAGTCTGAGGGGTCGGCCGCCGTGAGCGGGTACGACCCCTCCGGCTACGAGGCCTACGAGGAGCGGGAGGCGTTCGGGCTTCGCGGGATGCGCGGCGAGGGCCTGGAGCGCGAGTGGGATCGGGACGACCTCGACCCGAAGGCGGTGGTCCTCGGCGTGACGCCGACCGGCGGCGGGGCGCTCGGGTTTCCACTTCCGACCGTTGAGACGGCCGGTGGCGTCGTGGAGGCGACGGTGGGTGAGACCGACGTCGTCGTCCTCGCGACGGGCGACGGCCTCCACGCCTTCGAGCGACCGGACTTCGAACTCCGGATCGAGGACGGTGTCGTCCACGGCGACGGTACCGTCTGGACGCCTGCGACGGGGAAAAGCGACGACGGACGACGGCTGCGGCGGGTCCCGACGCGACGGCTCTACGCCTTCGCGTGGCAGGACGACCACGGACCCGACGCGTTCCACGTGTCCGTCGGTCGCAGGTGA
- a CDS encoding UPF0179 family protein, translating into MTTVTLIGTRLADVGREFVYEGESTDCEGCPYRGQCLNLSEGKRYRVTDIRENAQTLDCAVHDAGVRAVEVEPASVPANVPSKRAYAGSKASLAGPCPHTECPSHGYCVPDGADFDDERVIDRVLGEPPHETCALDRDLTLVEFRAEE; encoded by the coding sequence ATGACCACGGTCACGCTCATCGGGACTCGGCTCGCCGACGTGGGTCGCGAGTTCGTCTACGAGGGGGAATCGACCGACTGCGAGGGGTGTCCCTACCGCGGCCAGTGCCTGAACCTCTCCGAGGGGAAACGGTACCGTGTGACCGACATCCGGGAGAACGCGCAGACGCTCGACTGCGCGGTCCACGACGCCGGCGTCCGTGCGGTCGAGGTCGAACCCGCGTCGGTTCCGGCGAACGTCCCCTCGAAGCGCGCCTACGCCGGCAGCAAGGCGTCGCTCGCCGGCCCCTGTCCGCACACCGAGTGCCCGAGCCACGGCTACTGCGTCCCCGACGGTGCCGACTTCGACGACGAGCGCGTCATCGATCGGGTGCTGGGTGAGCCGCCGCACGAGACGTGCGCGCTCGACCGAGACCTGACGCTCGTGGAGTTCCGCGCGGAAGAGTAA
- a CDS encoding ferredoxin family protein: MAIDPNFETNRERAGEEDGVAVWGPVEPPEKQGIRGTHVAVDFDICLADGACLEDCPVDVFEWVDTPGHPESERKANPADEDQCIDCMLCVDVCPVDAIDVDPGRENRL; this comes from the coding sequence ATGGCTATCGACCCGAACTTCGAAACGAACCGCGAGCGGGCCGGCGAGGAGGACGGCGTCGCCGTGTGGGGACCCGTCGAACCGCCGGAAAAGCAGGGAATACGCGGCACGCACGTCGCGGTCGACTTCGATATCTGTCTCGCCGACGGCGCGTGTCTGGAGGACTGCCCGGTCGATGTGTTCGAGTGGGTCGACACGCCCGGGCACCCGGAGTCCGAGCGGAAGGCGAACCCCGCCGACGAGGACCAGTGTATCGACTGTATGCTCTGCGTCGACGTCTGCCCGGTCGACGCGATCGACGTCGACCCCGGTCGCGAGAACCGCTTATAA
- a CDS encoding histidine kinase — MDRPSPSDRLAFKPAGVAIAVVAFLLTRGTVADLLVTDTALAMEMSAVFVLVVGFGVVLYGVNLAISARDRAYARSVLEWFVAGSAAVGLALGPLAMTSSPGDATAAAAAVGIVGGGAGLLVGIRGAEADRRQAVVDRQIEQARLLNRILRHEVRNSVTILQGHTDLLFEGQAGTAGRSKTAITDAIARIDRAVDETRFLTVGTVDGGSALGPVRIDEAIRRHAERTARVESAESPPSVTIRADRYFDRLLDELAALPDWADGGAGPLAVDVRDRLVELSVTAPGAWLSDREREVLVEGVPEQERNDVDYGVPVLRLLVARYGGEVVVDATDKETTVRVLLPRSSRNAASGDAPGLASGTLWRTLGIGLAAGVAMGAFFQATTGTLPVIGALYGASVSSVGWVAHLFHSAVFATVFTVARSEVPDDLLGDSVGATVAAGIAYGLFLWFVMAGVVMSLWLNAVGVATPLPNLNAASLVGHLLWGGLVGALSATLPSLPDRQAVRNRLSTAVGRKLP, encoded by the coding sequence ATGGACAGACCGTCACCGAGCGATCGTCTCGCATTCAAGCCGGCAGGCGTCGCTATCGCGGTCGTCGCGTTCCTGCTGACGCGCGGAACGGTCGCAGACCTGCTGGTGACAGACACGGCGCTGGCGATGGAGATGAGTGCGGTGTTCGTTCTGGTAGTGGGGTTCGGTGTCGTCTTGTACGGCGTCAACCTCGCGATCAGCGCGCGAGACCGCGCGTACGCCCGAAGTGTCCTCGAATGGTTCGTCGCCGGCTCCGCGGCGGTCGGGCTCGCACTCGGACCGCTGGCGATGACGTCGTCGCCGGGTGACGCCACCGCGGCGGCGGCTGCCGTCGGAATCGTCGGCGGCGGCGCGGGGCTGCTCGTCGGAATCAGGGGTGCAGAGGCGGACCGGCGGCAGGCGGTCGTGGACCGGCAGATCGAACAGGCGCGGCTCCTCAACCGGATCCTCAGACACGAGGTCCGAAACTCCGTCACGATTCTCCAAGGGCACACGGACCTCCTGTTCGAAGGGCAAGCGGGAACCGCAGGTCGAAGTAAGACGGCGATCACCGACGCAATCGCTCGGATCGACCGGGCGGTCGACGAGACGCGATTCCTCACCGTCGGAACCGTCGACGGCGGCAGCGCGCTCGGTCCGGTGCGGATCGACGAGGCGATACGGCGACACGCGGAACGGACCGCCCGCGTCGAGTCGGCGGAGTCACCCCCGTCGGTGACGATCAGGGCCGACCGGTACTTCGACCGGCTGCTCGACGAGCTCGCGGCGCTTCCCGACTGGGCGGACGGGGGTGCCGGCCCCCTCGCAGTCGATGTCCGGGACCGACTCGTGGAGTTGTCCGTCACCGCCCCCGGAGCGTGGCTCAGCGACCGCGAACGCGAGGTGCTCGTCGAAGGGGTCCCCGAACAGGAGCGGAACGACGTGGACTACGGCGTCCCGGTCCTGCGGCTCCTCGTAGCCAGATACGGCGGTGAGGTGGTCGTCGACGCGACCGACAAGGAAACGACGGTCCGGGTGTTGCTCCCGCGGAGCAGTCGGAACGCGGCGAGCGGGGACGCCCCGGGGCTCGCGAGCGGGACGCTGTGGCGGACGCTCGGTATCGGGCTGGCGGCCGGCGTCGCGATGGGGGCCTTCTTCCAGGCGACGACCGGAACGCTACCTGTGATCGGCGCGCTGTACGGGGCTTCCGTCTCGTCGGTCGGATGGGTCGCGCACCTGTTCCACAGCGCCGTGTTCGCGACGGTGTTCACCGTCGCTCGGTCGGAGGTGCCGGACGATCTCCTCGGTGACTCCGTCGGCGCTACCGTCGCCGCGGGGATCGCCTACGGGCTCTTCCTATGGTTCGTCATGGCCGGCGTCGTCATGAGCCTCTGGTTGAACGCCGTGGGTGTCGCGACGCCGCTCCCGAACCTGAACGCGGCCTCGCTCGTCGGTCACCTCCTGTGGGGCGGACTCGTCGGCGCGCTCTCGGCGACGCTCCCGTCGCTCCCCGACCGGCAGGCCGTTCGGAACCGGCTGTCGACCGCGGTCGGTCGAAAACTCCCCTGA
- a CDS encoding cysteine hydrolase, whose protein sequence is MSELEIDADSTALLVTDPQIDFLKPDSVVWDKVGETVEENAVVDKIRRLRDAAREGDVPVFYSPHEYGDAEYESWEHLNTIDQIMFDTRMFDTAGDGADFVPELEPDDNTFVLSPHKQLSGFWSNDVQIQLRQRGIDTLVLAGMSANLCVESHLRDAVENGFEVLTVTDATAAAGEEALQAALTNYGFIAHETAETDAVAERLAAAE, encoded by the coding sequence ATGAGTGAACTCGAAATAGACGCCGACAGCACGGCCCTACTGGTCACCGACCCGCAGATCGACTTCCTGAAGCCCGATAGCGTGGTCTGGGACAAGGTGGGCGAGACCGTCGAGGAGAACGCCGTCGTCGACAAGATCCGACGCCTCCGTGACGCCGCTCGGGAGGGCGACGTGCCCGTCTTCTACTCCCCGCACGAGTACGGGGACGCGGAGTACGAGAGCTGGGAGCACCTGAACACGATCGACCAGATCATGTTTGACACGCGGATGTTCGACACCGCCGGGGACGGTGCCGACTTCGTCCCGGAGCTCGAACCGGACGACAACACGTTCGTCCTCTCGCCGCACAAGCAGCTCTCCGGCTTCTGGAGCAACGATGTCCAGATCCAGCTCCGCCAGCGCGGGATCGACACGCTCGTGCTCGCGGGGATGAGCGCGAACCTCTGCGTCGAGTCACACCTCCGTGACGCCGTCGAGAACGGCTTCGAGGTGCTGACCGTGACCGACGCCACGGCGGCGGCCGGCGAGGAGGCGCTTCAGGCTGCGCTCACGAACTACGGGTTCATCGCCCACGAGACCGCCGAGACCGACGCCGTCGCGGAGCGCCTCGCCGCTGCGGAATAA
- a CDS encoding DUF3179 domain-containing protein, translated as MEFTRRQYIATAGLAALAGCTSGVNGGSERSSTTAETSPDESTPEIDGVVPTAEEPLALSMDPGEYESLAISGGPSKDGIPSIDDPSFVDPDDAGFLDPGDPVFGVMLNGETKAYPQKILVQHEIVNDRLGDLPVAVTYCPLTGTVQGFDRGETTFGVSGRLINNNLVMYDRATEAWWPQILATSIPGPWNSSPGTRSLREFRLVWTTWEQWRDLRPDTQVLSTDTGSARNYGRDPYGSYNPLGGYYAGENTLFEPLSDDDRFERKRVFMCARTADGAVAFDKSTLLSERVMSGELDGTPVVAVADQRLATGYVYLNPDERTVTTDADTVVVGDDTYEPNALPLERIHVFDAMWFAWHGYYPDTNVYA; from the coding sequence ATGGAGTTCACCCGCCGTCAGTACATTGCGACTGCTGGCCTCGCGGCACTCGCAGGCTGTACCAGCGGCGTAAACGGCGGATCCGAGCGATCTTCGACGACAGCGGAGACGAGTCCCGACGAATCGACGCCGGAGATCGACGGGGTCGTCCCGACTGCCGAGGAGCCACTGGCTCTCTCGATGGACCCCGGCGAGTACGAATCGCTCGCGATCTCGGGTGGACCGTCCAAAGACGGGATTCCCTCCATCGACGACCCCTCGTTCGTCGACCCCGATGACGCCGGTTTCCTGGATCCGGGTGACCCCGTGTTCGGCGTCATGCTGAACGGTGAGACAAAGGCGTACCCACAGAAGATCCTCGTACAACACGAGATCGTCAACGATCGCCTCGGTGATCTCCCCGTCGCGGTGACGTACTGCCCGCTGACCGGGACCGTCCAAGGGTTCGATCGCGGCGAGACGACGTTCGGCGTCTCCGGCCGCCTCATCAACAACAACCTCGTCATGTACGACCGAGCGACCGAGGCTTGGTGGCCGCAGATTCTCGCGACGTCGATACCTGGTCCGTGGAACTCCTCTCCCGGGACCCGATCGCTACGGGAGTTCAGACTCGTGTGGACGACGTGGGAGCAGTGGCGAGACCTCCGTCCAGACACCCAGGTCCTCTCGACGGACACCGGATCCGCGAGAAACTACGGTAGAGACCCGTACGGATCGTACAACCCGCTCGGGGGCTACTATGCCGGCGAGAACACCTTGTTCGAACCGCTCAGTGACGACGACCGCTTCGAGCGGAAACGCGTCTTCATGTGCGCCCGGACCGCCGACGGCGCGGTCGCGTTCGACAAATCCACACTCCTCTCGGAACGAGTGATGTCGGGTGAACTGGACGGGACACCGGTCGTCGCGGTCGCCGATCAGCGGTTGGCCACCGGATACGTGTATCTGAACCCCGACGAACGGACGGTCACGACCGACGCGGATACGGTGGTCGTCGGCGACGACACGTACGAACCGAACGCACTTCCGCTAGAGCGGATCCACGTGTTCGACGCGATGTGGTTCGCCTGGCACGGGTACTATCCGGACACCAATGTCTACGCGTAA
- a CDS encoding helix-turn-helix domain-containing protein, translating into MSTDSEPLEVWCAGSEWCPITTTATLIGKKWHPVVIHRLLENGPLGFNALKEDVDGISGKVQSDVLEDLEEHGFVDRTVVSEKPFRVEYSLTDRGRSLKPVIVAMRDWGREHLTPPDDQ; encoded by the coding sequence ATGAGCACGGATTCGGAGCCGCTAGAGGTGTGGTGTGCGGGCAGCGAGTGGTGTCCGATCACGACGACGGCGACGCTGATCGGCAAGAAGTGGCATCCGGTCGTCATTCACCGACTCCTGGAGAACGGCCCGCTGGGATTCAACGCGCTCAAGGAGGACGTCGACGGGATCTCGGGGAAGGTACAGTCCGACGTCCTCGAAGACTTAGAGGAGCACGGGTTCGTCGACCGAACCGTCGTCAGCGAGAAGCCGTTCCGCGTGGAGTACTCGCTGACGGACCGCGGGCGGTCGTTGAAACCCGTGATCGTCGCCATGCGTGACTGGGGGAGGGAACACCTCACGCCCCCCGACGACCAGTGA